The following coding sequences lie in one Paroedura picta isolate Pp20150507F chromosome 10, Ppicta_v3.0, whole genome shotgun sequence genomic window:
- the PPM1K gene encoding protein phosphatase Mn(2+)-dependent 1K has translation MSTAALVGLARNGGHQARRALLTSRLLQDGSQWMVVCQSSTTNRRASRFDLDGSGRPATWDSFGIWDNRIDEPILLPPSIKYGKPIPKVSLSKVGCASHIGKRKENEDRFDYAQLTDDVLYFAVYDGHGGVAVADFCNKYMQKYIKEFLAEERNMETALFKAFVEIEKAYERHAHLSADATLQSAGSTATVALLRDGIELVVASVGDSRALLCRKGKALKLTIDHTPERKDERQRIKQAGGFVAWNSLGQPHVNGRLAMTRSLGDLDLKKHGVIAEPETKRIQLQHASDSFLVLTTDGINFMVNSQEICDFVNQCHDPTEAAHAVTEQAVQYGTEDNSTAIVVPFGAWAKYKNSEISFSFSRSFASSGRWA, from the exons ATGTCCACTGCTGCATTAGTAGGCCTGGCCAGAAACGGAGGGCACCAAGCGAGGAGAGCGCTGCTGACGTCCCGCCTCCTGCAAGACGGCAGCCAATGGATGGTCGTGTGCCAGAGCTCCACTACTAACCGCAGAGCGTCCCGCTTTGACCTGGATGGGAGCGGCCGTCCCGCCACCTGGGACTCCTTCGGCATCTGGGACAACCGCATTGACGAGCCCATCCTCCTCCCGCCAAGCATCAAGTATGGGAAGCCGATCCCCAAGGTCAGCCTGTCGAAGGTGGGCTGTGCCAGCCACATTGGGAAGCGGAAAGAAAACGAAGACCGCTTTGATTATGCCCAGCTGACCGACGACGTCCTGTACTTTGCCGTCTATGACGGGCACGGAGGGGTGGCGGTAGCGGACTTCTGCAATAAGTATATGCAAAAGTATATCAA AGAATTCCTCGCTGAGGAGCGGAACATGGAGACAGCGTTGTTCAAAGCTTTTGTAGAAATAGAGAAAGCGTACGAACGGCATGCTCACTTATCTGCTGATG CTACCTTGCAGAGTGCCGGCAGCACAGCAACTGTGGCCCTGCTGAGGGATGGGATAGAGCTGGTTGTGGCCAGCGTCGGTGACAGCCGTGCCCTTCTGTGCCGCAAGGGGAAAGCTCTGAAGCTGACCATCGATCACACTCCCGAGAGGAAGGATGAAAGACAAAG AATCAAGCAAGCTGGTGGCTTTGTCGCCTGGAACAGCTTGGGACAGCCTCACGTGAACGGAAGGCTTGCCATGACCCGAAGCCTGGGGGACCTGGATCTGAAGAAGCATGGTGTGATAGCAGAACCGGAAACGAAAAGGATCCAG CTCCAGCATGCAAGTGACAGCTTTCTGGTCCTCACCACGGATGGCATCAACTTCATGGTGAACAGCCAAGAGATCTGTGACTTTGTCAACCAGTGCCATGACCCCACCGAAGCAGCTCATGCTGTTACTGAGCAG GCTGTCCAATACGGAACGGAAGACAACAGCACTGCCATTGTCGTGCCCTTCGGAGCCTGGGCCAAGTACAAAAACTCGGAGATCAGCTTCTCATTTAGCCGGAGCTTCGCCTCGAGTGGGAGATGGGCGTGA